TGCCGATCGGCCGGTACAAGGTCACGGCCCGGCACGTGCCGGAAGGAGGCGCGCCGCGGAACATGCTGGTGATGCGCCAGGACGAGGACACCTTCGCGCCCTCCACCATCCTGATGTTCCGCAAGGAGCCCCAGTACGGGGTCATGACCGACGTCAATCTGAAGCTTGCCCCGCTGCCCTGAACGCCGCCATTTCTTCCATCCCGCCGCAGTACTGTGACCAGGAGCAGCATGACCCAACTCCCCGAACACACCACCTCTCCTCTTTTCGTTGCTCCGGTCACGGCGCAGAACTGGCGCGCCGTCGCCGCGCTGACGGTGCACCCGGATCAGACGGAGTACGTGAACGCGCCCGTCTTCAACCTGGCGCTGTGTCACTACAGCCCGGTGGGCTGGGCGCCGCTGGCGGTCCTGACCGGGGATGGGGTGGTGGGCTTCCTGATGTGGGCGGTGGATCCCGCCGACGGGTTCTGCTGGCTGGGCGGCGTCATGATCGACCAGGGTGTGCAGGGACGCGGGTACGGCAAGGCGGCCATGCGCGCCGCGCTGGCCTACCTGCACCACGAGCATGGCCACACCCGCTTCGCCCTGTCCTACCACCCGACGAACGCGGTCGCCGCCCACCTGTACCGCGGCCTGGGCTTCCAGGAGACCGGTGAACAGGAAGACGACGAGGTCGTCGCGCGGTTCGTGCTGTCCCCATTGGGGTAGATCGCGCTGGGAGCGTGGCTGGTTCGGATGGACGCACGGCCGCGCGTTCCCAGCCTGGCTGCTGACCGCGCCTCAGGTCATCCCGCCCGCCCTCCGGTGGCGGGACCGGGGGTGTTCGCGAGAGACGTTCCGGCGACAACCGCCGTGATCTCAAGAGGAGAATTTCATGACAGAACTGCAGGTCAGGAGCGGCAAGGCGACGTTGACTGGAATCAGCGCGGGGCATGGGGAGACGGTGATTTTCCTGCACG
This is a stretch of genomic DNA from Deinococcus ficus. It encodes these proteins:
- a CDS encoding GNAT family N-acetyltransferase, coding for MTQLPEHTTSPLFVAPVTAQNWRAVAALTVHPDQTEYVNAPVFNLALCHYSPVGWAPLAVLTGDGVVGFLMWAVDPADGFCWLGGVMIDQGVQGRGYGKAAMRAALAYLHHEHGHTRFALSYHPTNAVAAHLYRGLGFQETGEQEDDEVVARFVLSPLG